One region of Candidatus Electrothrix rattekaaiensis genomic DNA includes:
- the trxA gene encoding thioredoxin translates to MESEHVITVNDGEFEAKVEKNELPCLVDFWAPWCGPCKAIGPVIEELAEEFAGKVQIAKMNVDESPATPGKFGIKAIPTLILFKDGEAVDRITGAVGKAQLKELISKVS, encoded by the coding sequence ATGGAAAGCGAACATGTCATCACTGTGAACGACGGTGAATTTGAGGCGAAAGTAGAAAAAAACGAACTGCCCTGCTTGGTGGATTTTTGGGCGCCGTGGTGCGGTCCCTGCAAGGCCATCGGCCCTGTTATTGAAGAATTGGCTGAAGAATTTGCCGGTAAAGTGCAGATCGCCAAGATGAATGTGGATGAAAGCCCGGCTACTCCGGGAAAATTCGGTATCAAGGCCATCCCGACCCTGATTTTGTTTAAAGACGGTGAAGCGGTTGACCGTATCACCGGTGCTGTGGGCAAGGCCCAGCTCAAAGAGCTTATCAGCAAGGTATCCTGA
- the trxB gene encoding thioredoxin-disulfide reductase has product MKKTDYQLIIVGGGPAGLTAGVYAARGRLNTLLIEKGAVGGQVLLTDWVDNYPGFYDGITGFELMDKMTAHVDRFGLEKKIAAVTAMDLQGEQKKITLESGEELTAQSVIISTGAKPRKLDVPGEEELQGRGVSYCATCDAPFYRDQEIAVVGGGNTAVQEALHLTKFASKVTVIHRRDSLRATAILQEKAFAEKKIEFIWDAQVSEIVGNDDGVESLNIQHNDDSTSNLPVTGIFVLIGVVPNNEMLPLEQLETDEGGFVFTDHEMCTKLPGVYAAGDIRSKNSRQIINAAGEGATAELSAEHYLSNLADNAD; this is encoded by the coding sequence ATGAAAAAAACAGACTATCAGCTTATCATCGTCGGTGGCGGACCAGCCGGATTGACAGCAGGAGTGTACGCTGCACGAGGTCGCCTGAACACCTTGCTTATAGAAAAAGGTGCTGTTGGCGGTCAGGTGCTACTGACAGATTGGGTGGATAATTATCCTGGTTTTTACGACGGTATCACGGGCTTTGAGTTGATGGACAAAATGACGGCCCATGTTGATCGTTTTGGTCTGGAGAAAAAAATTGCCGCTGTGACAGCAATGGATCTTCAGGGCGAGCAAAAGAAAATCACCTTGGAATCAGGGGAAGAACTGACTGCGCAATCCGTCATCATCAGCACCGGTGCCAAGCCGAGAAAGCTTGATGTGCCCGGAGAAGAGGAGTTGCAGGGCAGGGGCGTTTCCTATTGTGCCACCTGTGACGCTCCGTTTTATCGGGACCAGGAGATCGCCGTGGTTGGCGGCGGCAACACAGCTGTGCAGGAGGCTCTGCATCTGACGAAATTCGCCTCCAAGGTCACAGTGATTCATCGACGTGATAGCCTGAGGGCCACCGCTATTTTGCAGGAAAAGGCCTTTGCCGAGAAAAAAATCGAGTTTATCTGGGACGCCCAGGTCAGCGAGATTGTCGGCAATGATGATGGGGTGGAGTCGCTCAATATTCAGCATAATGACGACTCGACGTCCAACCTACCGGTTACCGGGATCTTTGTCCTGATCGGTGTGGTACCGAATAATGAAATGCTCCCTCTGGAACAGCTGGAAACCGATGAAGGTGGTTTTGTTTTCACCGATCATGAAATGTGTACCAAGCTACCCGGTGTCTACGCAGCCGGTGATATCCGCAGCAAGAACTCCCGCCAGATCATCAATGCTGCCGGTGAAGGGGCGACAGCAGAGCTTTCCGCAGAACATTATCTCAGTAACTTGGCCGATAACGCCGATTGA
- a CDS encoding type II toxin-antitoxin system VapC family toxin, whose product MKPKVYIETTVVSYLTAWPSRDVVIAGNQQTTREWWRDATDRFELVASELVISEAATGDTDAAHARLTALESVTLLDASEEAAALAQQLIDSGAIPQKAVEDAGHIAIAVTNGVEYLVTWNCRHIANATMRSQIDKVCRNAGYEPTIICTPDELMESDYEDNNL is encoded by the coding sequence ATGAAACCCAAAGTCTATATCGAAACCACTGTGGTCAGTTACCTGACAGCATGGCCTTCCCGTGATGTTGTGATTGCCGGAAACCAGCAGACTACCCGTGAATGGTGGCGTGATGCGACAGACCGATTTGAGCTGGTCGCTTCGGAACTGGTTATATCCGAAGCAGCTACCGGTGATACTGATGCCGCTCATGCCCGACTGACTGCACTCGAATCCGTAACCCTTCTTGATGCCTCCGAAGAAGCGGCGGCGTTGGCCCAGCAACTGATAGACTCCGGTGCAATCCCCCAAAAGGCGGTAGAAGATGCCGGTCATATTGCAATTGCTGTTACAAACGGGGTGGAATATCTGGTAACATGGAACTGTCGACACATTGCTAATGCGACCATGCGGTCGCAAATCGACAAAGTCTGCCGAAACGCCGGTTATGAACCGACGATCATCTGCACACCTGATGAATTAATGGAGTCCGATTATGAAGACAACAATCTGTAA
- a CDS encoding branched-chain amino acid ABC transporter permease → MEYFLQNLINALQWGSFYAVISIGYSMVYGVLMLFNFAHGDIFMVGTYIGFGIATLLLALFGAIMPGWMIFLFTVAVTMFLTAWVGVFVEVVGYRPLRGAPRASAAITGLMIGIIFETGNLIILGAKRLSFPTLIESVSYNVGGIYFTNVKILIIVVSLILMLALHTFIQKTKWGMAMRAMSYDFQAVPLMGVSINVLAPLTFAIGAGLASVAGILYGQAYPVLDPYMGILLGWKAFVAAILGGRGSIMGAALAGYLLGAIEIFTAMVFPSTFRDLIAYTIILIILTFRPRGFFGMAHSTQLRL, encoded by the coding sequence ATGGAATATTTCCTCCAGAACCTGATTAACGCTTTGCAGTGGGGCAGCTTTTATGCTGTCATCTCTATCGGCTATTCTATGGTCTACGGCGTACTGATGCTGTTTAACTTTGCCCATGGAGATATCTTCATGGTGGGTACCTATATTGGATTCGGCATCGCCACTCTGCTCCTAGCCTTATTCGGCGCAATCATGCCGGGCTGGATGATCTTCCTGTTCACGGTTGCCGTGACCATGTTTCTTACGGCCTGGGTCGGTGTTTTTGTCGAAGTAGTGGGATACCGCCCCTTACGGGGTGCCCCCAGAGCCTCCGCCGCCATCACTGGCCTGATGATCGGCATCATCTTTGAAACAGGCAACCTGATCATTCTCGGGGCCAAGCGGCTCAGCTTCCCCACCCTGATAGAGTCGGTCAGCTATAATGTCGGCGGGATCTACTTTACCAATGTTAAAATACTGATCATTGTGGTCTCTCTGATCCTCATGCTGGCCTTGCACACTTTTATCCAAAAAACCAAATGGGGAATGGCTATGCGGGCCATGTCCTATGATTTTCAGGCTGTACCCCTTATGGGCGTATCCATTAACGTCCTGGCCCCGCTGACCTTTGCCATCGGTGCTGGTTTGGCCTCGGTTGCGGGTATTTTATATGGGCAGGCATATCCGGTACTGGATCCCTATATGGGTATTCTGCTCGGCTGGAAGGCATTTGTTGCGGCTATTCTCGGAGGGAGGGGGTCAATCATGGGAGCGGCTCTGGCCGGTTATCTTCTGGGAGCCATTGAGATCTTCACGGCTATGGTCTTTCCGTCGACCTTCCGCGATCTCATCGCCTACACCATCATCCTGATTATTCTGACCTTCCGGCCACGGGGATTTTTTGGGATGGCGCACAGTACCCAGCTCAGACTGTAA